The following proteins are co-located in the Microbacterium immunditiarum genome:
- a CDS encoding HAD family phosphatase has translation MNPRLPAAVLWDMDGTLVDTEPYWIAAETPLVESFGGSWSHEESLRLVGLGLDDAARIFQDAGVRMPVDDIVNRLTDDVLAQLTTRGVPFRPGARELLASLRDAGVPTALVTMSLRRMAQSVVDLIDFEAFDIIVAGDEVARPKPFPDPYLRASELLGVDPADTIAIEDSPNGLRSAVAAGAVAIGVPNIIGLEGAGAHALWPTLSGRTADDIAALHGAHFRGVRR, from the coding sequence GTGAATCCCCGCCTTCCCGCCGCCGTCCTGTGGGACATGGACGGCACCCTCGTCGACACCGAGCCGTACTGGATCGCCGCCGAGACGCCGCTCGTCGAGAGCTTCGGCGGGTCGTGGTCGCACGAGGAGTCGCTCCGACTGGTGGGGCTGGGCCTCGACGACGCGGCGCGCATCTTCCAGGACGCGGGTGTGCGGATGCCGGTCGACGACATCGTCAACCGCCTCACCGACGACGTCCTCGCGCAGCTCACGACGAGGGGCGTGCCGTTCCGTCCCGGCGCGCGCGAGCTGCTCGCGAGCCTGCGCGACGCGGGAGTGCCGACGGCGCTCGTGACGATGTCGCTGCGCCGCATGGCGCAGTCGGTCGTCGACCTCATCGACTTCGAGGCGTTCGACATCATCGTCGCGGGCGACGAGGTGGCCCGCCCGAAGCCGTTCCCCGACCCGTACCTTCGTGCGAGCGAGCTGCTGGGCGTCGACCCCGCCGACACGATCGCGATCGAGGACTCGCCCAACGGACTGCGCTCGGCGGTGGCCGCAGGCGCGGTCGCGATCGGCGTCCCGAACATCATCGGCCTCGAGGGCGCGGGCGCCCACGCGCTGTGGCCCACGCTCTCGGGCCGTACCGCCGACGACATCGCCGCGCTGCACGGCGCTCACTTCAGAGGAGTCCGCCGATGA
- a CDS encoding SGNH/GDSL hydrolase family protein has translation MTTEDDPRTPYVANAQPHPWRRYVALGDSFTEGIGDPEPDSPGGHRGWADRVAEVLSQQVDDFAYANLAVRGKLIAQIVADQLEQALELKPDLITFCAGGNDVIRPGTDPDEIARQFEDAVIRLGSSGATIVAFTGIDTNFTPVFRPFRGKIAIYNENLRAIADRYDCIVADQWALKEIQDPRFFDDDRLHLNSLGHHEVARMVLRALNVPNDLQPMQPDPLPRRTWRAARAHDLVWAREHLVPWVLRRLRHQSSGDNITAKRPSPLPMTLAPGRNDDAPLPTAAADDTAPARDDRA, from the coding sequence ATGACGACCGAAGACGATCCGCGCACTCCGTACGTCGCGAACGCGCAGCCGCACCCCTGGCGCCGCTACGTGGCCCTCGGCGACTCGTTCACCGAGGGAATCGGCGACCCCGAGCCCGACAGCCCGGGCGGCCACCGGGGATGGGCGGACCGAGTCGCCGAGGTGCTGTCGCAGCAGGTCGACGACTTCGCGTACGCGAACCTCGCGGTGCGCGGCAAGCTCATCGCGCAGATCGTCGCCGACCAGCTCGAGCAGGCGCTCGAGCTGAAGCCCGACCTCATCACGTTCTGCGCGGGTGGCAACGACGTGATCCGCCCCGGCACGGACCCCGACGAGATCGCACGCCAGTTCGAGGATGCGGTCATCCGGCTCGGCAGCTCGGGTGCGACCATCGTCGCGTTCACGGGGATCGACACGAACTTCACGCCGGTGTTCCGGCCGTTCCGCGGCAAGATCGCGATCTACAACGAGAACCTCCGTGCGATCGCCGACCGTTACGACTGCATCGTCGCCGACCAGTGGGCGCTGAAGGAGATCCAGGATCCGCGGTTCTTCGACGACGACCGCCTCCACCTGAACTCGCTCGGCCACCACGAGGTCGCCCGCATGGTGCTGCGCGCGCTCAACGTGCCGAACGACCTCCAGCCGATGCAGCCCGATCCGCTGCCGCGCCGCACGTGGCGCGCGGCGCGCGCGCACGACCTCGTGTGGGCGCGCGAGCACCTCGTGCCGTGGGTGCTGCGGCGCCTGCGCCACCAGTCGTCGGGCGACAACATCACGGCGAAGCGCCCGTCCCCGCTGCCGATGACGCTCGCCCCGGGCAGGAACGACGACGCGCCTCTGCCCACCGCAGCCGCGGACGACACGGCCCCCGCGCGCGACGACCGGGCGTAG
- a CDS encoding VIT1/CCC1 transporter family protein — protein sequence MSAPAAQTPAPTPAPSARDRRRWARFLVDERAEARLYRQLASRRTGEERAILESLADAEGRHEAHWLALLGGEPKRLPRRSLDTVVLGWMARRFGWIFVLALAQNAERRSPYDDEPFATAAMAADEKIHSEVIRTLAARGRRRLSGTFRAAVFGANDGLVSNLALVMGIGATGVASQFVLFSGIAGLLAGALSMAAGEFVSVRSQRELLSATEPNDDAHHALSDLDLDANELALVYRARGMSEADATARARRVIRVAQGIETAPAITSPVGVPDDHEVVGRAWGAAISSFLFFASGAIIPVLPWMVGLSGLAAVITALVLVGTALMLTGATVGLLSGGPPLRRALRQLGIGFGAAAVTYALGLLFGVTLG from the coding sequence TTGAGCGCGCCCGCCGCACAGACTCCCGCGCCGACGCCCGCGCCGAGCGCCCGCGACCGCAGGCGGTGGGCGCGGTTTCTCGTCGACGAGCGTGCCGAGGCGCGCCTGTACCGCCAGCTCGCGAGCCGGCGCACGGGGGAGGAGCGCGCGATCCTCGAGTCCCTCGCCGACGCCGAGGGACGCCATGAGGCGCACTGGCTCGCACTCCTCGGCGGCGAGCCCAAGCGCCTCCCTCGGCGAAGCCTCGACACGGTCGTCCTCGGCTGGATGGCGCGACGCTTCGGGTGGATCTTCGTCCTCGCCCTCGCGCAGAACGCCGAGCGGCGGTCGCCCTATGACGACGAGCCGTTCGCGACGGCGGCGATGGCGGCGGACGAGAAGATCCACAGCGAGGTGATCCGCACCCTCGCCGCTCGCGGACGCCGCCGCCTGTCCGGAACCTTCCGCGCGGCGGTGTTCGGCGCGAACGACGGTCTCGTCTCGAACCTCGCGCTCGTGATGGGCATCGGCGCGACCGGCGTCGCGTCTCAGTTCGTGCTCTTCAGCGGCATCGCGGGCCTGCTGGCCGGCGCCCTGTCGATGGCGGCGGGCGAGTTCGTGTCGGTGCGGTCGCAGCGCGAGCTGCTGTCGGCGACCGAGCCGAACGACGACGCCCACCACGCGCTCAGCGACCTCGACCTCGACGCGAACGAACTGGCTCTCGTCTATCGGGCGAGGGGGATGAGCGAAGCGGATGCCACAGCCCGCGCCCGCCGCGTGATCCGTGTCGCCCAGGGCATCGAGACCGCCCCGGCGATCACCAGCCCCGTCGGCGTTCCCGACGACCACGAGGTGGTCGGGCGAGCGTGGGGAGCGGCGATCTCGAGCTTTCTCTTCTTCGCCTCCGGCGCGATCATCCCCGTGCTGCCGTGGATGGTCGGTCTGAGCGGTCTCGCGGCGGTGATCACCGCCCTCGTGCTCGTGGGGACCGCCCTCATGCTGACGGGCGCGACGGTCGGACTCCTCTCCGGAGGGCCGCCCCTGCGGCGCGCCCTGCGCCAGCTCGGGATCGGCTTCGGCGCCGCAGCCGTCACCTACGCGCTCGGTCTGCTGTTCGGCGTCACACTGGGCTGA
- a CDS encoding M20/M25/M40 family metallo-hydrolase has translation MPEAPLPEVVEVARDLIRFDTTNYGGGRSKGEREAAEYVGAYLESIGLTPELYEPIPRRTNVMARVPGRDRSKPALVLHGHLDVVPAIAEDWSVDPFAGEIRDGMLWGRGAVDMKDMDAMILTSVADILRAGAQPERDLILTFFADEENGGVEGSALVVRDRPEWFAGATEAISEVGGYSITAGGRRAYLLQTGEKALIWLRLVARGVAAHGSRYHPENAITRLSEAVTALGRTEWPVRLTDTTRELLDGLAALTGASADDPDALADATGAASGFIRSTLRTTTNPTGLTAGYKHNVIPDRAEALIDVRVLPGTEDAALADIRRVVGDDIEVEVVVQDVGLEVPFEGPLVDAMVATLGRHDPGTPVIPYLMGGGTDNKALSRLGIAGFGFAPLRLPADLDFTGMFHGVDERVPIDALVFGKTVLTDLLRTY, from the coding sequence ATGCCCGAAGCCCCCCTTCCCGAGGTCGTCGAGGTCGCGCGAGACCTCATCCGCTTCGACACCACGAACTACGGCGGAGGCCGCTCGAAGGGCGAGCGCGAGGCGGCTGAGTACGTCGGCGCCTACCTCGAGTCGATCGGGCTGACGCCCGAGCTCTACGAGCCGATCCCACGCCGCACCAACGTCATGGCGCGCGTTCCGGGACGCGACCGTTCGAAGCCGGCGCTCGTGCTGCACGGCCACCTCGACGTCGTCCCGGCGATCGCCGAGGACTGGAGCGTCGACCCGTTCGCAGGCGAGATCAGGGACGGCATGCTGTGGGGCCGCGGCGCCGTCGACATGAAGGACATGGACGCCATGATCCTCACGTCGGTCGCCGACATCCTTCGCGCGGGCGCGCAGCCCGAGCGCGACCTGATCCTCACGTTCTTCGCCGATGAGGAGAACGGGGGAGTCGAGGGCTCCGCTCTCGTCGTGCGCGACCGCCCCGAGTGGTTCGCGGGCGCGACCGAGGCGATCAGCGAGGTCGGCGGCTACTCCATCACCGCAGGAGGTCGGCGCGCCTACCTCCTGCAGACGGGCGAGAAGGCCCTCATCTGGCTCCGCCTCGTCGCTCGGGGCGTCGCCGCCCACGGCAGCCGCTACCACCCCGAGAACGCGATCACGCGGCTCTCCGAGGCCGTCACGGCACTCGGCCGCACCGAGTGGCCCGTGCGGCTGACCGACACGACCCGCGAGCTCCTCGACGGGCTCGCGGCACTCACCGGGGCATCCGCCGACGATCCCGACGCCCTCGCCGACGCGACGGGCGCGGCATCCGGCTTCATCCGCTCCACCCTGCGCACGACGACCAACCCGACCGGGCTCACCGCCGGCTACAAGCACAACGTGATCCCCGACCGCGCCGAGGCCCTCATCGACGTGCGCGTGCTCCCGGGCACCGAGGATGCGGCGCTCGCCGACATCCGGCGCGTCGTCGGCGACGACATCGAGGTCGAGGTCGTCGTGCAGGACGTCGGCCTCGAGGTGCCGTTCGAGGGCCCGCTCGTCGACGCGATGGTCGCGACCCTCGGCCGGCACGACCCCGGCACGCCCGTCATCCCTTACCTCATGGGCGGCGGCACCGACAACAAGGCGCTCTCGCGCCTGGGCATCGCGGGCTTCGGCTTCGCACCCCTGCGGCTGCCCGCCGACCTCGACTTCACCGGCATGTTCCACGGCGTCGACGAGCGCGTGCCCATCGACGCCCTCGTGTTCGGCAAGACTGTCCTCACCGACCTCCTCCGCACCTACTGA
- a CDS encoding Sir2 family NAD-dependent protein deacetylase, producing MSIATDLAALPAQQLDAAIAALSGRRIAVLTGAGVSTDSGIPDYRGEGAPRRTPMTVEQYLSSDAARRRYWVGSHLGWRAFATAEPNAGHRTITTLEQRGIVSGVITQNVDGLHVRAGSRRVVELHGTMRRVFCTHCGQVFDRRDLAVRVEADNPWIVVPENVKLGPDGDVLPESWEGFRVPSCTVCGGVLKPDVVFFGEFIPAEKFREAEQLVHASEALVIAGSSLVVNSGIRLLERARRRRMPVVIVNRGETRGDSRATVKIEAGTSEVLTALADALEA from the coding sequence GTGAGCATCGCAACCGATCTGGCCGCGCTTCCCGCGCAGCAGCTCGACGCGGCGATCGCCGCGCTGTCCGGGCGCCGGATCGCCGTGCTCACGGGCGCCGGCGTGTCGACGGATTCCGGCATCCCCGACTACCGCGGCGAGGGCGCGCCCCGGCGCACGCCCATGACCGTCGAGCAGTATCTCTCGAGCGACGCCGCGCGGCGGCGGTACTGGGTGGGAAGCCACCTCGGCTGGCGCGCGTTCGCGACCGCGGAGCCGAACGCCGGCCACCGCACGATCACGACCCTCGAGCAGCGCGGCATCGTGTCGGGCGTCATCACTCAGAACGTCGACGGGCTCCACGTGCGCGCGGGAAGCCGGCGCGTCGTCGAGCTGCACGGCACGATGCGCCGCGTCTTCTGTACGCACTGCGGGCAGGTGTTCGACCGCCGCGACCTCGCCGTCCGCGTCGAGGCCGACAACCCGTGGATCGTGGTGCCCGAGAACGTGAAGCTCGGACCCGACGGCGACGTTCTCCCCGAGAGCTGGGAGGGCTTCCGCGTGCCGTCGTGCACCGTGTGCGGAGGCGTGCTCAAGCCCGACGTCGTGTTCTTCGGCGAGTTCATCCCGGCCGAGAAGTTCCGCGAGGCCGAGCAGCTCGTGCACGCCAGCGAGGCGCTCGTGATCGCCGGCTCGTCGCTCGTCGTGAACTCCGGCATCCGGTTGCTCGAGCGGGCGCGGCGGAGACGGATGCCGGTCGTCATCGTCAACCGCGGCGAGACGCGCGGCGACTCGCGCGCCACGGTCAAGATTGAAGCCGGCACGAGCGAGGTGCTCACGGCTCTCGCCGACGCGCTCGAGGCCTGA
- a CDS encoding TrmH family RNA methyltransferase, giving the protein MPVVRVDDPADGRLADYRDLTDIALRRALEPEGGLYIAESSKVISRALEAGHTPRSFLVQDKWLPDIERLAAPHPDAPIFVVPSEVAEHLTGYVVHRGALAAMHRPPLASVGEIVKGARIVVVLDDIVDHTNVGAIFRGAAGLGADAVLVSPRCADPLYRRSVRVSMGTVFQVPWTRMPEWPVARELLHEAGFRLAALALADDAVPLDRFAADAPPKVALMLGAEGDGLSRAALDAADVIVTIPMRGGVDSLNVAAASAVALWELVGAGGRGSA; this is encoded by the coding sequence ATGCCCGTCGTGCGCGTCGACGACCCCGCCGATGGGCGGCTCGCCGACTACCGCGATCTGACGGATATCGCGCTGCGCCGCGCGCTCGAGCCCGAGGGCGGGCTCTACATCGCGGAGTCGTCGAAGGTCATCTCGCGAGCTCTCGAGGCGGGCCACACGCCACGATCGTTCCTGGTGCAGGACAAGTGGCTGCCCGACATCGAGCGTCTGGCGGCGCCGCATCCGGATGCCCCGATCTTCGTCGTGCCGTCCGAGGTCGCCGAGCACCTGACGGGCTACGTCGTGCACCGCGGCGCCCTGGCGGCGATGCACCGGCCGCCGCTCGCGTCGGTCGGCGAGATCGTGAAGGGCGCGCGCATCGTCGTCGTGCTCGACGACATCGTTGACCACACGAACGTGGGCGCGATCTTCCGCGGGGCGGCCGGGCTCGGCGCGGACGCGGTGCTCGTGAGCCCCCGCTGCGCGGATCCGCTGTACCGGCGCAGCGTGCGCGTGAGCATGGGCACGGTCTTCCAGGTCCCGTGGACGCGCATGCCCGAGTGGCCCGTCGCGCGCGAGCTGCTGCACGAGGCGGGGTTCCGGCTCGCGGCGCTCGCCTTGGCGGATGACGCCGTGCCGCTCGACAGGTTCGCCGCGGATGCCCCGCCCAAGGTCGCGCTCATGCTGGGCGCCGAAGGCGACGGCCTCAGCCGTGCGGCGCTCGATGCGGCGGATGTCATCGTGACGATCCCGATGCGCGGCGGCGTCGACTCGCTCAACGTCGCGGCGGCCTCGGCGGTCGCGCTGTGGGAACTGGTCGGCGCGGGTGGGCGCGGGTCGGCGTAA
- a CDS encoding aldolase/citrate lyase family protein, whose translation MNGTTFDLGPALLFCPADRPERFEKALERSDGVILDLEDAVSPDAKAAARGAVIESELDPSRVIVRVNPLDSDAIVADLSTLSQTDYRTIMVAKAESPKRIGRLDPRFRVIALCETARGVQAAERIAALDNVVGLMWGAEDLVASLGGTASRNDRGRYRDVARYARSRVLIAAGARRKAAIDAVHLDIADLKGLRRESRDAAASGFAATACIHPSHVPVIREAYRPDEGVLEWARGVLAAAEGQRGVFQHEGRMVDEPVLRHARGIVRRAES comes from the coding sequence GTGAACGGCACGACGTTCGACCTGGGTCCAGCGCTCCTCTTCTGCCCCGCGGATCGCCCGGAGCGCTTCGAGAAGGCGCTGGAGCGCTCGGACGGCGTGATCCTCGACCTCGAGGACGCGGTGAGCCCGGATGCCAAGGCGGCGGCCCGCGGCGCGGTGATCGAGTCCGAGCTCGACCCCTCGCGCGTGATCGTGCGGGTGAATCCACTCGACAGCGACGCGATCGTCGCCGACCTCTCTACCCTGTCGCAGACGGACTACCGCACCATCATGGTCGCGAAGGCGGAGTCTCCCAAGCGGATCGGCCGTCTCGACCCGCGCTTCCGTGTGATCGCGCTGTGCGAGACCGCACGCGGTGTGCAGGCGGCCGAGCGCATCGCGGCCCTCGACAACGTCGTCGGGCTCATGTGGGGCGCCGAAGACCTCGTCGCCTCGCTCGGCGGCACCGCGAGCCGCAACGACCGAGGGAGGTACCGCGATGTCGCGCGCTACGCGCGCAGCCGCGTCCTCATCGCCGCAGGAGCGCGGCGCAAGGCCGCGATCGACGCCGTGCACCTCGACATCGCCGACCTCAAGGGCCTGCGCCGCGAGTCGCGCGACGCCGCCGCCAGCGGCTTCGCCGCGACCGCGTGCATCCATCCGAGCCACGTCCCCGTGATCCGCGAGGCGTACCGCCCCGACGAGGGGGTGCTCGAGTGGGCGCGCGGCGTCCTTGCGGCGGCCGAGGGGCAGCGGGGCGTCTTCCAGCACGAGGGGCGCATGGTCGACGAGCCCGTCCTCCGGCACGCGCGCGGGATCGTACGGCGCGCGGAGTCCTGA
- a CDS encoding undecaprenyl-diphosphate phosphatase, with product MQHLFEAIILGLVQGLTEFLPVSSSAHLRIVGEFLPSAEDPGAAFTAITQIGTEAAVVVFFWRDIVRIIGAWFKALFGRIPPSDPDARLGWLIIIGSIPIVVLGLLFQDQIETVFRSLWLVAGMLILFGVLLGIADHIGAKRRRLHDITVPHGIVYGFAQALALIPGVSRSGGTITAGLLMGYERAAAARYAFLLAIPAVFGSGFYQLFKSWDEPGVFTLGETAVATAVAFLVALGVIAFFMSWISKHSFLPFVVYRVALGSTILVLLSVGVLQPL from the coding sequence ATGCAGCATCTGTTCGAGGCGATCATCCTGGGATTGGTCCAGGGCCTGACCGAATTCCTCCCCGTGTCGTCGAGCGCGCACCTGCGCATCGTGGGCGAGTTCCTGCCGAGCGCCGAGGACCCGGGCGCGGCGTTCACCGCGATCACGCAGATCGGCACGGAGGCGGCCGTCGTCGTGTTCTTCTGGCGTGACATCGTGCGCATCATCGGCGCGTGGTTCAAGGCGCTGTTCGGACGCATCCCGCCCAGCGATCCCGACGCGCGCCTCGGGTGGCTGATCATCATCGGCAGCATCCCGATCGTCGTGCTCGGGCTGCTGTTCCAGGACCAGATCGAGACCGTCTTCCGGTCACTGTGGCTCGTCGCCGGCATGCTCATCCTCTTCGGCGTGCTGCTCGGCATCGCCGACCACATCGGCGCGAAGCGGCGCAGACTGCACGACATCACCGTTCCGCACGGCATCGTCTACGGGTTCGCGCAGGCGCTCGCCCTCATCCCCGGCGTGTCACGCTCGGGCGGCACGATCACGGCCGGCCTGCTCATGGGCTACGAGCGGGCCGCGGCCGCGCGGTACGCGTTCCTGCTCGCGATCCCGGCCGTGTTCGGCAGCGGCTTCTATCAGCTCTTCAAGAGCTGGGACGAGCCGGGCGTCTTCACGCTCGGAGAGACCGCCGTCGCAACGGCCGTCGCCTTCCTCGTGGCGCTCGGGGTGATCGCGTTCTTCATGAGCTGGATCTCGAAGCACAGCTTCCTGCCGTTCGTCGTGTACCGCGTCGCGCTCGGCTCGACGATCCTCGTGCTGCTGAGCGTGGGGGTGCTCCAGCCGCTGTGA
- a CDS encoding PAC2 family protein gives MDGLGRRVLVAAFDGWNDAGEAASSAIAQLKTSGSYEPVFSVDPELYFDYQYTRPHVEIDGEGRRRLKWPEATIHRPVHATRGTQLWLLTGVEPARAWQAFAGELIDVALREDVTGFVSLGSMMSDVPHTRPISVFAGSDSEKVRQSLDLERSTYEGPVGILSVLSHAADAAGIPSASLWASVPHYVAGHTPSPKATLALLDRLEDLTGAPVDRGTLATDAAAWEASIDAAAADDEEMTEYIRQLERTRDTWDSPEASGDAIAQEFERYLRRRGDGPSKPGRDDPPRR, from the coding sequence GTGGACGGACTGGGACGCCGAGTGCTCGTCGCCGCGTTCGACGGATGGAACGACGCCGGTGAGGCCGCTTCGTCCGCCATCGCGCAGCTGAAGACGAGCGGATCGTACGAACCCGTTTTCTCCGTCGACCCCGAGCTGTACTTCGACTACCAGTACACGCGCCCGCACGTCGAGATCGACGGCGAGGGACGGCGCCGGCTGAAGTGGCCCGAGGCCACGATCCATCGCCCGGTGCATGCGACGCGCGGCACCCAGCTGTGGCTGCTCACGGGAGTCGAGCCCGCGCGTGCGTGGCAGGCGTTCGCGGGCGAGCTCATCGACGTCGCGCTGCGCGAGGACGTCACGGGGTTCGTGAGCCTCGGCTCGATGATGTCCGACGTGCCGCACACCCGCCCCATCTCCGTGTTCGCGGGCAGCGACAGCGAGAAGGTCCGCCAGTCGCTGGATCTCGAGCGCAGCACGTACGAAGGACCGGTCGGCATCCTGAGCGTCCTCTCACACGCCGCGGATGCCGCGGGCATCCCCTCGGCGAGCCTGTGGGCCAGCGTCCCGCACTACGTCGCGGGCCACACGCCCTCCCCCAAGGCGACGCTCGCGCTGCTGGACCGCCTCGAAGACCTCACCGGGGCGCCCGTCGATCGCGGCACGCTCGCGACCGATGCCGCCGCGTGGGAGGCGTCGATCGACGCCGCGGCCGCCGACGACGAGGAGATGACGGAGTACATCCGCCAGCTCGAGCGCACGCGTGACACGTGGGACTCGCCCGAGGCATCCGGCGATGCCATCGCCCAGGAGTTCGAGCGCTACCTGCGCCGACGCGGCGACGGGCCCTCCAAGCCCGGCCGCGACGACCCGCCGCGACGCTGA
- a CDS encoding DEAD/DEAH box helicase encodes MDDEALVAERATDTESPDLGHADGADRGIRHIGSFAAEHLSPSFPQRAPWGTAQRLRRWQAEALDLYFGLDGPDGPGAGPRDFLAAATPGAGKTTFALRLASELLRRRVVDRIVVVAPTEHLKTQWADAAARVSIRLDPAFSNRHVAPARHFHGVAVTYAQVAVKASVHQRLTLDARTLVILDEVHHGGDALSWGDALREAYARATRRLLLSGTPFRSDTAPIPFVEYHPDDKGIRVSRTDYSYGYARALEDGVVRPVIFLVYAGSMRWRTKTGDEMEAQLGQDNTKDVTAQAWRTALDPAGEWIPAVLRSADRRLSEVREQVPDAGGLVIATDQTAARAYAEVLRGITGEAPTVVLSDEAEASSRIEEFSQGTSRWMVAVRMVSEGVDVPRLCVGVYATSASTPLFFAQAIGRFVRARRRGETASVFLPNVPQLLALANELERQRDHALDRDTDGDDDWNAEEDLLAAAAREDNASDALTEEFAFQALESAAHFDRVLYDGREFGQLAVPGTPEEEEFLGLPGLLEPEHVHELLMQRQVRQGRHRKAREARQSAPGVPAEPVPPQALHRTLKEQRQLLNSLVGLYARQSGEPHGAVHAELRRICGGPPVAQATVAQLQARIDVLRKRVHS; translated from the coding sequence ATGGACGACGAGGCGCTGGTCGCCGAGCGCGCGACCGACACCGAGTCGCCTGATCTCGGACATGCGGATGGCGCCGACCGCGGCATCCGTCACATCGGATCCTTCGCCGCCGAGCACCTCTCGCCGTCGTTCCCGCAGCGCGCCCCTTGGGGCACCGCGCAGCGCCTCCGCAGGTGGCAGGCCGAGGCACTGGACCTGTACTTCGGCCTCGACGGTCCGGACGGTCCCGGTGCGGGCCCCCGAGACTTCCTCGCCGCGGCGACCCCGGGCGCCGGCAAGACGACCTTCGCGCTCCGCCTCGCGAGTGAGCTGCTGCGCCGGCGCGTGGTCGATCGGATCGTCGTGGTGGCGCCGACCGAGCACTTGAAGACCCAGTGGGCGGATGCCGCGGCCCGCGTCTCGATCCGGCTCGATCCCGCGTTCAGCAACCGCCACGTCGCGCCCGCGCGGCACTTCCATGGCGTCGCCGTGACGTACGCGCAGGTCGCGGTCAAGGCATCCGTCCATCAGCGACTCACGCTCGACGCGCGCACGCTCGTGATCCTCGACGAGGTGCACCACGGCGGCGACGCGCTGAGCTGGGGCGATGCCCTTCGCGAGGCCTACGCGCGAGCCACCCGGCGCCTGCTGCTGTCGGGCACGCCGTTCCGCAGCGACACCGCGCCGATCCCGTTCGTCGAGTACCACCCCGACGACAAGGGCATCCGCGTCTCGCGCACCGACTACAGCTACGGCTACGCGAGGGCGCTCGAGGACGGCGTCGTGCGGCCCGTGATCTTCCTCGTCTACGCCGGCTCGATGCGCTGGCGCACGAAGACCGGTGACGAGATGGAGGCGCAGCTCGGGCAGGACAACACGAAGGACGTCACCGCCCAGGCGTGGCGCACGGCGCTCGATCCTGCGGGGGAGTGGATCCCTGCCGTGCTCCGGTCGGCGGATCGCCGCCTCAGCGAGGTGCGCGAGCAGGTGCCGGATGCCGGCGGCCTCGTCATCGCGACGGACCAGACCGCCGCACGGGCGTACGCCGAGGTCCTGCGGGGCATCACGGGCGAGGCACCCACGGTCGTGCTCTCCGACGAGGCGGAGGCGTCGTCGCGCATCGAGGAGTTCTCGCAGGGGACGTCGCGCTGGATGGTCGCGGTGCGCATGGTGTCGGAGGGCGTCGACGTGCCGCGTCTGTGCGTCGGCGTCTACGCCACGAGCGCCTCGACGCCGCTCTTCTTCGCGCAGGCGATCGGCCGCTTCGTGCGGGCGCGCCGGCGCGGCGAGACCGCGAGCGTGTTCCTGCCGAATGTGCCGCAACTGCTCGCCCTTGCGAACGAGCTCGAGCGCCAGCGCGATCACGCGCTCGACCGCGACACGGACGGCGACGATGATTGGAACGCCGAGGAGGACCTGCTCGCGGCGGCGGCGCGCGAGGACAACGCATCCGACGCCCTCACCGAGGAGTTCGCGTTCCAGGCGCTCGAATCCGCCGCGCACTTCGACCGCGTGCTCTACGACGGCCGCGAATTCGGCCAGCTCGCCGTGCCCGGCACGCCCGAAGAGGAGGAGTTCCTCGGACTGCCCGGGCTCCTCGAGCCCGAGCACGTGCACGAGCTCCTCATGCAGCGACAAGTACGGCAAGGGAGGCACCGCAAGGCGCGCGAGGCCCGCCAGTCCGCTCCGGGCGTCCCTGCGGAGCCCGTGCCGCCTCAGGCGCTCCACCGCACGCTCAAGGAGCAGCGGCAGCTCCTCAACAGCCTCGTCGGCCTGTACGCCCGTCAGTCGGGCGAGCCGCACGGCGCCGTGCACGCCGAGCTGCGCCGGATCTGCGGCGGGCCGCCCGTGGCGCAGGCGACCGTCGCGCAGCTGCAGGCGCGCATCGACGTGCTTCGGAAGCGCGTGCACTCCTGA